The DNA region CTAATCTACCAAACAATAAAGGATGCTTTAATTGGCTGTGGTGCCTTGCAAATATAGCAACAAGGTTTCATGCAATTTGCATCATTCAGTCCAATCAAGTCATTTTTGGTATAAAAGTTATCGCAGTGCTCAATATTATTTAGATTGTTTGGCTCTCCCTTCCGCCACAGACCCGAAGAAACCGGTTGTCCATTCGAAAACCAAATATGGTCTCCTTGCTTTGCCAAGTCAGTTCCAGCTGTCCAAAAGTCCAAAAGACTcccattattttgaaaaaggTATTGTTATATCTCATTCAACTCCTCTACGTTTTTAAAAGCGACCAAATCGGCTTCCATTTGTCGGCAAGATTCGAAAGCATCATACcaattctttttaattttactttcAATGAAGAAATAATTTGATCCGATTTTGACGAATGGATCAGTGGATATGTTCAGGAATCCGGGCATACCTAAAGTAGCACACAGAAACACACAATTAGCTCTCTGAACAAGTTTTTGGTAAACGTAATATAAATCCCACCTTCAATAACATTAGACGTTATTTTATAGGCCGCAGAGAGGAAAAATATTCCCAAAAAAGAAATGAGTCCAGAATATTTCAGAAACATATTGAAATGCTACGACTGCTTTTCAATACAAAGCTTTTATACCATTTTGACGGCAACAAAATCTGTGAAGTGATAAGTTAATTAATTTCAGGcgttgtttaaaaaatatttctttgtggCCATATCTGGAGATAGGGATTCTGTTTCCGACTAATTGTTTTGACATGTACATACATGGTTGTGTAATAAGATAGGTGTTTCTGGAAACAAAGTCATTTCTAAAAGAAAGTCTCAGAATCGATATctttttttcctctttttcaATGCACCTATCGATTTATGCTGCCAGTGTGAACGTATGCAAGCTTTTGACGGCTTTTCAAAACAGTTTCTTTAACAACTTTTAAGTCATTAAGCCAAGTAGTTTTCAATTTCggttaaaatgtataaagtaAATctgattaaaaattaaaagaaatacaacaaaaccattaaaaaaatttttttttaatattttaaaaaatttttaaacttaGAGCTTACATGATCTGGGGATTTCAAGAAAGAAATTAATTTGGGTATTTACAATATTTGTATTGCtacttaatatttttacaaaGATATGTTTAAAGGCTGGGGTGACTTGCAAAATAATTAAGAGGAACACTTTTGGGAACACAATCTCACCATCAATAACGTTCGGCGTTATTTGGTATGCCGCAGGCACGGAAAGTATTGCCAATAAAGCACACCGTCCAGTGTAATTCACAATCATTGTAGAAAATCTAGAAGTGCACTtgtttaatttgtctattttgTACTGAATTCTTTGCAATAATATCACGTTGTAATGTCAAGAGATAAGATCTGAAAGAATGAAGTAGGCTACAGACAAAAGACTTTTTATACTACACGCTTTAGCGTTGACAATAGCTCACTATAACAATCGTAACTTTATGATATCATTAATAGGCAATCAAATCAGATATAGTAAGCAAACTGATTAAATAAGCTTTTTATTTTCCTCGGTGTACAGATCTTTTCAATCTTACTCGGTTGTGTGAAAAGGTGGAATAGACACTTATTGGAGTTTAGTTATAAGCCCCCGAAAAAGTGTCCCTCAATTGTAGGtccattaaaaatgaatagaTACTTTTGTTTTATTCTTTTCCcctcattatttttaaatggaagTTAAACACGATTTATGGCCaatgtatacatatgtataatttattttataatgataaaaaaagAGGAGGTTTCTAGAACTTATTTACCACACAATAAAGGATGCTGTCTTTGGCTGGGGTGCCTTGCAAACATAGTAAAACAATTTCGCGCATTCATCGTCATTCAGTCCAAAACCTTGTGTTACGTAAATATTATCGCAGTGTTCGTTATTTTCGAAGTTGTTGGGCTCTCCCTCACGCCATAAAATCGAAGGCACTGGCTGTCCGTTTGAAAACCAAACGTGTTTATCTTGCTCGGCGAAGTCAGTGCCGGCAGTCCAAAAAGGCCTCACCGGATTCATAGCTGAAAGGTGTTTCCATATCATCTCCATTTCCTCTAAGCTTTCAAACGCGATTAAAACAGCTTCCATTTGTCGACAAGAT from Drosophila subpulchrella strain 33 F10 #4 breed RU33 chromosome 2L, RU_Dsub_v1.1 Primary Assembly, whole genome shotgun sequence includes:
- the LOC119547494 gene encoding C-type lectin 37Da-like, whose product is MIFKLVGLSAFVGVLSLCAAYKITPNVIDGVPSILNITTEPFIKIGTGYYFIQTKLPQNWHAAFESCRQMEAVLIAFESLEEMEMIWKHLSAMNPVRPFWTAGTDFAEQDKHVWFSNGQPVPSILWREGEPNNFENNEHCDNIYVTQGFGLNDDECAKLFYYVCKAPQPKTASFIVW